From Haemorhous mexicanus isolate bHaeMex1 chromosome 1, bHaeMex1.pri, whole genome shotgun sequence, one genomic window encodes:
- the NPBWR1 gene encoding neuropeptides B/W receptor type 1: MENSSLPEINSSCADCTGRGQGSLNMSTTPVSPRYYITVPVIYSVICAVGLTGNTAVIYVILKAPKMKTVTNIFVLNLAIADELFTLVLPINIADYLLLQWPFGELMCKLIISIDQYNIFSSIYFLTVMSIDRYLVVAATTKSRKVSYRTYRAAKIVSLCVWSFVTIIILPFAVFAKIHEEQGRSHCVFVFPHPESVWWKGSRIYTLILGFVIPVSTICTLYTTMLCRLRHVQLHCNAKALDKAKKKVTLMVVAILGVCLLCWTPFHLSTVVALIMDIPQTPLVIGISYFITSLSYANSCFNPFLYAFLDESFWRSFRRLIDRRATS, translated from the coding sequence ATGGAGAACTCTTCCCTCCCTGAAATCAATTCCTCATGTGCAGACTGCACTGGAAGAGGACAGGGGAGTCTGAATATGTCCACTACTCCAGTAAGCCCCAGGTACTACATCACAGTGCCTGTCATCTACTCTGTCATCTGTGCCGTGGGACTGACAGGCAACACTGCTGTCATCTATGTCATCCTCAAAGCACCAAAGATGAAAACAGTAACCAATATCTTTGTCCTCAACCTGGCCATTGCTGATGAGCTCTTTACCTTGGTGCTGCCCATCAACATTGCTGACTacctgctcctgcagtggcCCTTTGGAGAACTCATGTGCAAGCTCATCATCTCCATAGACCAATACAACATTTTCTCCAGCATCTACTTCCTCACTGTCATGAGCATTGACCGCTACCTCGTTGTGGCGGCCACCACCAAGTCCAGGAAGGTGTCCTACCGCACCTACCGAGCAGCCAAGATCGTGAGCCTCTGCGTGTGGTCCTTTGTCACCATCATCATCCTGCCCTTCGCCGTCTTTGCCAAGATACACGAGGAGCAGGGGCGCTCCCACTGTGTCTTCGTGTTCCCCCACCCTGAGAGCGTGTGGTGGAAAGGCAGTCGGATCTACACCCTGATTTTAGGCTTTGTCATCCCAGTGTCCACCATCTGCACCCTGTACACCACCATGCTGTGCAGACTGAGACATGTGCAGCTCCACTGCAATGCAAAAGCTCTggacaaagcaaaaaaaaaggtgacTCTGATGGTGGTTGCTATCCTGGGtgtgtgcctgctctgctggacGCCTTTTCACCTTAGCACAGTGGTGGCCCTCATCATGGACATCCCACAAACTCCCCTCGTCATTGGGATTTCCTATTTCATCACCAGCCTAAGCTATGCCAACAGCTGCTTCAACCCTTTCCTGTACGCCTTTCTGGATGAAAGCTTCTGGAGGAGCTTCCGCAGACTGATCGATCGCAGAGCCACCTCATAA